TACAATCAGAAATTCATTTTTTTAAGGAGATAAAACCTGTTGTTTTTAGCTATCTTCTGTATTATCAAAACTTCTCGAACTGGTAAGTTACCGATCTTCTGAAGGAACACAAGGAATGAAGCGATTCTTAAAAGAGAAGCTGGAAGAAGTTCAAGGCTACATGGAGGAACATATTGAGATGGTTAAATATTATCATAGTGGCTTTACTTATTTAGATTGTTTATACTTTGTACGTGATTTTAACGGGAACTAATTATGCAGTTCCACTACAGCATCAGTATTTGGCGCTACAGCTTATTTAAGAAACACTTCATATTCCAATTGGGTTCATTTTGATAGCTGTTTTTGTATACACAAGAATTGAATGTACAAATATTATATATTTGCTAAATCGAAATAAAACAAAATTTAACCTGATTGAACAAGAAAGAAAGTGAAATAGAATTAATAAGGGATTTTAAAAAAGGTGATTCAAGGGCATTTGAGAAACTTTTTCAAAAATATCATAAAAAGTTGTATGCCTTTCTTTTTAATCTATTGCATTCAAAAGAAGATGCTGAAGAGATCGTTCAAGAGACATTTTTGAAAATCTGGGAAGGTCGGGAAAACTTTCAGGAAAACTACCCTTTTGAGCCTTTGCTTTTCAGGATTGCCAAAAATACTTTCCTCAATTATAGCCGGAAAAAGGTAAACCGGACAGTCTTTGAAAAACATTTCGGATTCTTTGCCAATCTTTCTGAGAGTTCAGCCGACCAATACGTATTATTTCAGGAAACTCAAGAAATTATTGATACGATACTGAATGGACTACCTCCCAAAAGAAAAGAAATTTTTTTACTCCAAAAAGTTGAGGGGCTTTCCAGAAAAGAAATTGCCGAAAAATTGGGAATATCGGTCATTACTGTTGATCACCAGTTAAATAAGGCAAATAAATACGTCAAACATGAATTCAAAAAGTTAAGCCTTTTGATGTTCAATATCCTCTTCATATAAGTTTTTTTTCATCTTTTCTAAAATTTTTTCAAAACAGGATGGCAGTTTTTTAGAGCTCAGGTGTATTTACCTATGACTTTAACAAAATTTCTATGCCGAGCGAGAATAAAATACGATTACTGCAAGACTTCTATGCTGGTACCATTACCGAACAGGAATTGAAGAGTCTGTTTGTTTGGTTGAACAGTGAAAAGGGAAACTTGGAATATGAGATGCTTTCGAACGAGAAGTGGTTGTCTGGAAATTTTGAAACTTTTGAGGATATCGATTCTTCAGCACTTTTCAAAAGAATTGAGGCGAGGATACAGGATAAAAAGCGTATGGGCAGGAAGCTCTTCCTGATCAAGTTGCGGAATGCAGCTGCCATTTTTATACTCGGACTCTTACTTCCGTTAACCTATTTCACACTTCTAAAACCACAAAATACCAACGAGGTCAGTTATCTCACTGCGTCGTTGTCAAATGAAAAAGTTAAAGAATTGAGATTGCCTGACGGAACAGATGTTTGGTTAATGTCAGGAAGTACGATCTCCTATCCTTCAAGCTTTTCAGGTAGCAAAACCAGGAATGTTGAAGTGAAAGGTCAGGCTTTTTTCCATGTCGCCAAAGACACTTCACATCCCTTTATTTTGAATCTTGGCGAAGTAGGTCTAAAAGTGGTCGGAACGAGCTTCAATGTGATGAATTACGGAGACGAAGATCATATTAATGTTGCACTAAAAACGGGTAGGGTTGATCTTTTCAAAGGTACTTATAATCCCGGTCAACAAGTCGTAAAAATGGTTCAGGGACAAATGGTAACCTATGATAAAGAGAACCCGGGATTTCATGTGGCCGATGTTAATGTCGACAAATACACATCCTGGATTAACGGGGTTCTTCAGTTCCAGAGTGATCCGTTCCCAGAAGTGCTCAAAAAGTTAGGCCGGTGGTATAATATTTCAATCAAGGTTAAAAGCGCTGAAGTATCTGATTTTCCGTTTACAGCATCCATAAGAAAAGAGAACTTGGAGCAAGTTGTCGAGCTCCTCCGATTTTCTACTCCTTTTAAATATTCCATTGTCAAAAAAGATGGAATGACTCAATTAATTATAGAATGAAACGAACATGAATTTTTATTCTTCAAATTCACAAACAAGAAGAATTCAAATTCATCGAGAGTTCCATCGAATACAAACGAAGTAAACAATTTTAATGAGATCAAATTAACACTAGAAAACCGAACTAAAATTGCGTGCCAATGAAGTAAAAAAAACGTAAAAAAGGAGATGTAATAAACACCTCCCTTTATGAATCATGCCTTTTCTAATTACCAGTCAGCAAAAGGCATAAACAATCTGAATTAATCATTCAAATCATTACAAAATTATGAAAAAAAATTGTTATTCAATGATTTCCATCCTCTCGTGGGTTTGGAAACTTAAAATTTTCGTTATCATGAGGTTAACCTTTCTAATAGTCTTGCTTTTCGTGCTACAATCATTAGCTATAGATGGTTTTTCACAAAACCAACGATTGAGCATCAATCAAAAAGATATCCGTGTAGAGGATGTGTTACAAGAGATCGAAAATCAGACTGATTATTACTTCATGTATAGTGCTTTGACGGTTGATGTTAAGAGAACTGTCGACGTTGAGGCTAAAGACAAATCAGTCTCTGAAATTTTGGATGATCTCTTTAAAGAAACAGATATCTCGTATAAGATTAAAGGCCGCTTGATTGCTCTGTCAAAAATGGGGGAATCATCTATGCAACAGTCACAAATGGTCTCCGGGAAAGTAACTGAGTCTTCCGGTTCTCCTCTTCCTGGCGTTACAGTAGTAATAAAAGGAACCACAAAAGGAACCATTACCGACACCGATGGAAACTACTCGCTTCCCAATGTGCCAGACAATGCAACTCTTGTTTTTTCTTTTGTTGGGATGGCCACACAGGAAATTCCTGTTTCCGGGAAGGCTGTGATAAATGTTGAATTGGCGGAAGATGCTATTGGGCTTGAAGAGGTTGTAGCAGTTGGTTATGGTGTGCAAAAAAAATCTTCATTAACTGGAGCAATTTCTACTGTTGATAATACAATTATAAAATCCAAACCAGTAACAACTATTTCAAGTGCTCTTCAAGGTGAACTTCCTGGTATGGTGGTTACTCGTAGAGGAGGACAACCAGGTAGAGAAGGGTATTCCTTAAGAATCCGTGACTTCACATCTTTGAATGGAGGAAATACTCCTTTAATCCTTATTGATGGAATAGAAGGTGAGATTGACATGCTGAATCCAGACGACATTGAGACAATTTCTGTCTTGAAAGATGCGGCTGCATCTATTTATGGTTCCCGGGCTGCCGGAGGTGTTATATTAATAACCACAAAGTCAGGAAAGAAAGGTAAGACAACGATAGAGTATAAAGGAAGTATTACCATTAAAGCCCCACAGGATACATGGAATCAGCCTACTATCAGGCAATATGCAGAGATGCACCGTGAGGCAGAAATGAATGAGGGACGTGCAAATCCATGGTGGTTTCCGAATGAAAAGTACGATAAATTAATAAATGGAACAGGTGTAGGTGGAGTTGATATATGGGCTCAGGATTTAAATGCTCCTAATCCCAGGTTCTATTTTTACGAAGAGTCTGACATCAAAGATAATTTGTTCAGTAATAGTATTAATCATAACCACTCAGTTAGTTTGAGCGGAGGCAGTGATAAAGCAAAATATTATTTGTCAGGTGCATATAACAAGGATGAAGGTTTTTTCAAAATTGATAATAATATTAGTGAAAAATTCAATTTAAATCTGAATTACAGTTATCAGGTAACAGACTGGTTGGATCTGGAAACCCGTGTATATGTTGAGAAAAGAGAGATTGATGAACCCTATGAAACAGACCAAGCACTGGATCGCTATCCTAATTTAAACCCGATGCCTCCAACATTTACTTCTACAGGTAAATATTATCAATGGCAGGGATTTGTAAATCCTGTTCAATTGATTGATGAAGGTGGAAGAGTATATAATACCCGGAATGTTGAAGGAATTAATTTTAAGGCGAACATCAAATTCACAAAGGATTTAAAATTCATTAGTCAAATTGGTATTAAGCAGCTATATGTAAATCAAAGGGGTGAAATACCGACCTATACATCTTATCATTGGGATGATAAAGTGAATATTGTTTATAATAAATCAAACCGTTTTAATGCGTTAAATCGGAATCGGACTTATCAGAATTATACTAATTATTTGAATTATGACAAGAATATAACTGAGGATCACCATATTGCTTTTACGTTGGGAACGTCATTTGAGAATGATGATTGGTATGAATTTTCTGCTTACAGAAGAGGTTTAGTTAGTAACGAAGTTTTTGCCTTAAGCCTTGGTGATGCAGAAGAACAATACAATACTGACCGGGGAGAAGAATGGACTATCTTATCGTATTTCGGAAGATTTAATTACGACTATAAGGGAAAATACCTTGTTGAAGCTAATTGGAGGAGGGATGGTTCTTCCAAGTTTCATCCTGATAAAAGATGGGGTAATTTTGGTGGACTTTCTTTGGGATGGAGATTATCAGAAGAAAGCTTTATTAAAAACCTAAATTTATTTGATAATCTAAAGCTTAGAGCCTCGTATGGTGAGTTGGGAAATCAGGCGGTTGCAAGTACCTATAACTACATACAAACAATTAAAATTGGGGGGTTTTATCCTTTTGGTGCTTCAAGTCAGCCAGCTGGAGCTTCATTAGGTGACTTACCTGCAACACAAGCAACCTGGGAAACAATAGCAACCAAAAATATTGGTGTCGAGTTTGCGGTTCTCCGAAATCGTTTGGTAGGTACATTTGATGTGTATGAGAAAATAAATAAAGACATGCTTGTTGCCGAAGCTTTTCCAGAATTATTAGGTGCAACGGCACCTAAAGTAAATTCGGGAGAGTTAAAAATTAATGGTTGGGAGCTATCATTGGGATGGAAAGATCGAATAGGTGATTTTACATATTTTGTTAACGGTAATTTATTCGACAGCAAAAATTTAGTCACTAAAAAAGGTGGTGATGACAATTATGTTCAAGGTATGAATAATGCCAGATTAGGCTATCCGATTAATAGTTATTTTGGATATGAATTTGATGGAATTATCAAAACACAGGAACAGCTTACTGCTTATAAACAACTTGGAAGTATAAATACCCAACTTGACCTGGGAGATGTGATGTTTAAGGATGTAGATGGCAATGGAAGAATTGATCCGTATGGTGATGCAGATGATGAAGGCGACCTTGTCTATTTAGGGAATACATCGCCTCGTTACAATTTTGGAGGTAATATAGGTGGAGAATATAAAAACTTTGACTTCTCTGTTTCATTTCAGGGAGTTGGCAAGCGAGTTTTATACAATGGCTCAATCAGGGCATTACCTTATGAAGGTAGTCGATCAAGATGGCATAAACCCAATGCGATGTATTGGAATTCAGGATTTGCAGTTGAAATGAAAGATGAAAATGGAC
The DNA window shown above is from uncultured Sunxiuqinia sp. and carries:
- a CDS encoding RteC domain-containing protein, with product MVSYRSSEGTQGMKRFLKEKLEEVQGYMEEHIEMVKYYHSGFTYLDCLYFVRDFNGN
- a CDS encoding RNA polymerase sigma-70 factor, translated to MNKKESEIELIRDFKKGDSRAFEKLFQKYHKKLYAFLFNLLHSKEDAEEIVQETFLKIWEGRENFQENYPFEPLLFRIAKNTFLNYSRKKVNRTVFEKHFGFFANLSESSADQYVLFQETQEIIDTILNGLPPKRKEIFLLQKVEGLSRKEIAEKLGISVITVDHQLNKANKYVKHEFKKLSLLMFNILFI
- a CDS encoding FecR domain-containing protein, yielding MPSENKIRLLQDFYAGTITEQELKSLFVWLNSEKGNLEYEMLSNEKWLSGNFETFEDIDSSALFKRIEARIQDKKRMGRKLFLIKLRNAAAIFILGLLLPLTYFTLLKPQNTNEVSYLTASLSNEKVKELRLPDGTDVWLMSGSTISYPSSFSGSKTRNVEVKGQAFFHVAKDTSHPFILNLGEVGLKVVGTSFNVMNYGDEDHINVALKTGRVDLFKGTYNPGQQVVKMVQGQMVTYDKENPGFHVADVNVDKYTSWINGVLQFQSDPFPEVLKKLGRWYNISIKVKSAEVSDFPFTASIRKENLEQVVELLRFSTPFKYSIVKKDGMTQLIIE
- a CDS encoding TonB-dependent receptor; this encodes MRLTFLIVLLFVLQSLAIDGFSQNQRLSINQKDIRVEDVLQEIENQTDYYFMYSALTVDVKRTVDVEAKDKSVSEILDDLFKETDISYKIKGRLIALSKMGESSMQQSQMVSGKVTESSGSPLPGVTVVIKGTTKGTITDTDGNYSLPNVPDNATLVFSFVGMATQEIPVSGKAVINVELAEDAIGLEEVVAVGYGVQKKSSLTGAISTVDNTIIKSKPVTTISSALQGELPGMVVTRRGGQPGREGYSLRIRDFTSLNGGNTPLILIDGIEGEIDMLNPDDIETISVLKDAAASIYGSRAAGGVILITTKSGKKGKTTIEYKGSITIKAPQDTWNQPTIRQYAEMHREAEMNEGRANPWWFPNEKYDKLINGTGVGGVDIWAQDLNAPNPRFYFYEESDIKDNLFSNSINHNHSVSLSGGSDKAKYYLSGAYNKDEGFFKIDNNISEKFNLNLNYSYQVTDWLDLETRVYVEKREIDEPYETDQALDRYPNLNPMPPTFTSTGKYYQWQGFVNPVQLIDEGGRVYNTRNVEGINFKANIKFTKDLKFISQIGIKQLYVNQRGEIPTYTSYHWDDKVNIVYNKSNRFNALNRNRTYQNYTNYLNYDKNITEDHHIAFTLGTSFENDDWYEFSAYRRGLVSNEVFALSLGDAEEQYNTDRGEEWTILSYFGRFNYDYKGKYLVEANWRRDGSSKFHPDKRWGNFGGLSLGWRLSEESFIKNLNLFDNLKLRASYGELGNQAVASTYNYIQTIKIGGFYPFGASSQPAGASLGDLPATQATWETIATKNIGVEFAVLRNRLVGTFDVYEKINKDMLVAEAFPELLGATAPKVNSGELKINGWELSLGWKDRIGDFTYFVNGNLFDSKNLVTKKGGDDNYVQGMNNARLGYPINSYFGYEFDGIIKTQEQLTAYKQLGSINTQLDLGDVMFKDVDGNGRIDPYGDADDEGDLVYLGNTSPRYNFGGNIGGEYKNFDFSVSFQGVGKRVLYNGSIRALPYEGSRSRWHKPNAMYWNSGFAVEMKDENGRVIVEARDSDMPRLTLGPTNSWNWRHSKLRAWNGAYLRFKNISLGYTIPKELTSKLKIERVRLYFNGSDLFTIHNVPGGYDPEQNNDYNVYPYSKNYIFGIQVKF